A single Brassica rapa cultivar Chiifu-401-42 chromosome A04, CAAS_Brap_v3.01, whole genome shotgun sequence DNA region contains:
- the LOC103866205 gene encoding protein BRI1-5 ENHANCED 1 — MGREKDDNKNGEGERKLGDETPSSFLDGTGLVCVTGGTGFIASWLIMRLLQRGYSVRATVRTNPEGSKKDISYLTELPFASERLKIFTADLNEPESFKPAIEGCKAVFHVAHPMDPTSNETEETVTKRTVQGLMGILKSCLDAKTVKRFFYTSSAVTVFYGVGSGVGGNGGVVDESVWSDVEVFRNQKEKRVSSSYVVSKMAAEMTALEFGGKNGLEVVTLVIPLVVGPFISQSLPSSVFISLAMIFGNYKEKYLFDTYNMVHIDDVARAMIFLLEKPIAKGRYICSSVEMNVDEVFEFLSTRFPQFQLPSVDLKSYRVEKRMSLSSKKLRSAGFEFKHGADDIFTGAIKSCQARGFL; from the exons atgGGGAGAGAAAAAGATGACAACAAGAACggagaaggagagagaaagCTGGGAGATGAAACGCCGTCATCTTTCTTGGACGGTACGGGGTTAGTTTGTGTAACGGGAGGGACTGGTTTCATTGCTTCATGGCTCATCATGCGTCTCCTTCAACGTGGCTACTCAGTTCGAGCCACCGTTCGAACCAACCCAG AAGGGAGTAAGAAAGATATAAGCTACCTAACCGAACTCCCATTTGCTTCGGAGAGGCTTAAAATATTCACCGCCGATCTCAACGAACCGGAGAGTTTTAAACCGGCTATTGAAGGATGCAAAGCCGTCTTCCACGTGGCACATCCCATGGACCCGACCAGCAACGAGACCGAAGAGACCGTAACGAAACGTACCGTGCAAGGTCTTATGGGGATACTGAAGTCATGTCTGGATGCTAAAACCGTGAAACGCTTTTTCTACACGTCAAGCGCCGTGACCGTTTTCTACGGCGTTGGAAGCGGTGTTGGAGGAAACGGTGGAGTAGTAGATGAGAGCGTTTGGAGCGACGTGGAAGTGTTTAGGAATCAGAAGGAGAAGAGAGTGAGTAGCTCTTACGTTGTGTCGAAAATGGCGGCAGAGATGACGGCGCTTGAGTTCGGTGGGAAGAATGGATTGGAGGTTGTGACGCTTGTGATCCCTCTCGTTGTCGGACCTTTTATATCTCAGTCGTTGCCTTCATCCGTATTCATCTCTCTAGCCATGATCTTTG GAAATTACAAGGAGAAGTATTTGTTCGATACTTACAACATGGTACATATTGACGATGTCGCAAGGGCGATGATATTTCTATTGGAAAAGCCAATAGCGAAAGGGAGATACATATGTTCGTCCGTGGAGATGAACGTCGACGAGGTCTTTGAGTTTTTGTCTACGAGGTTTCCTCAGTTTCAGCTACCTTCAGTTGA TTTGAAGAGTTATAGAGTAGAGAAGAGGATGAGTCTGTCGTCGAAGAAGCTGAGGAGTGCAGGGTTCGAGTTTAAGCATGGAGCTGATGATATATTCACTGGAGCTATAAAGAGCTGCCAAGCGAGAGGCTTTC tatga